In the Paenibacillus sp. FSL R7-0337 genome, TAGGGTCCGGGGCTTGGCCGGTGCCGGCTTCGCCGGGCTGCCCTGTGCTGAATGTGCTGCAGTGCTCACAAGCAATCTCCTCCTCTCACACAAGCTGTTCTATTCATAACGGATTCTCGGGTCAATGAACCCGTAGATCAGATCGACCGCCAGGTTAATTCCGCAGTAGAGCACGGCACTGACCAGGGTGAACGCCTGGATTGGCGCGTAATCCGCTGCCAGGATGGAGTCGGTGACATAGCCGCCGATTCCCGGCCAGGAGAAGATCGTCTCCGTGATGACCGCGCCGCCCATCAGGAAGCCGAACTGGAGTCCGAGCACTGTTAACGTGGGAATCAGCGCATTGACCAGTGCGTGCTTGTAGATGACGGCCGATTCCCGCAGCCCCTTGGCCCGGGCGGTGCGGACGAAATCCTGATCGACCACCTCCAGCATACTGGAGCGGGTCATCCGGGCGATGATCGCCATCGTTCCGGTACTGAGGCAGATCGCCGGAAGCAGCAGATGCGCGAGACTGCTTTTGAGTGCGGCGCTATCTGCGGAGAGCAAACTGTCCAGTACATACAGCCCGGTGATATGCACCGGCGGGTTAAGATCCCCGCTGATCCGTCCCATCGGCGCCGGTGCCCAGCCCAGAATGGAGTAGAAGATATAGATGAACATCAGTCCGAGCCAGAAGATCGGCACACAAGCACCTATCAGGGAGAACACACGCGAGATATGATCCAGCAGGGATTCCTTACGGGTAGCAGCCACAATGCCTACCGGAATGGCGATTAGAACCGCAATCAGGATGCTGGCCAGAGTCAGCTCAATCGTAGCCGGGAAGCGCGAGGTCAGGTCACTTGCGACCGAATGTCCGGTGTGATAGGCATAGCCGATATCGCCTTGCAGCAGCTGCCCGATGTAAGCGAAGAACTGGATATACAGCGGCTTGTCCAGCCCCATATCCTGGCGGATCTTGTTCACAATCTCCTCTGGAGCCTGCTCTCCGGCCAGCATAATCGCAGGATCGCCCGGCAGGACTCTCGACAGGATGAAGGTAATGACGATAATGCCGAGCAAGGCTGGAATCATCTGCACCAATCTTTTTAATGTATAAGCAAACAATGAATCAACCCCCTTACGACTTCTGTGCCAATGATGCTGCGCCTTAGCTTTCGAACAACTTCCGCTCTCATGTCAGGTACTGCGTGTTTCCTTTGCCTTATTAAAGTGTTGAGCTAATTCTACATAGAATTTCACAGCCCCTCTACGTCCCGTTCAGCTAAAAAAATGCACAACCGTTTGTCGGTTGTGCACTATCAAGGACTACGAATGTTACATTTACTCACATGACATTCCAGAATTCTTCCAACGACGCCTATTTTTCCTGGAGGTAGTAGTAAATCAGGCACAAATGACAGACGAACTGCTCGCGCGGATCATTCAGATCGAAGCCGGTGATATCCCGAATCCGCTCCAGCCGGTATTTAACGGAGTTGCGGTGGATATAGAGGCTGTTCGCTGTCTCAATCAGACTGCCCCGGCATTCCAGATAATGATAGAAGGTCAGCAGCATATTGCTGTCATGCTCCTGGTCGTATTGCAGCAGCTTGCCCAGCTTACGCTCGAACAGCCGCTCGAATCCGGGACCGCCAAGCCCCTCCAGCAGATGATAGACCTCCATCTCTTCATAGCGGGTGATCCCGCCGGGACCTTGCCCCAGCCTTCTGGAGATGGACAGCGCTTTGCGCGCCTCGTTGTAGCTGGTGTGGATGTCCCACAGATATTCCGAGGTGCCGATGCCGCAGCGGTAGGTGCTTAAGCCTTCTGTCTTGTCCTCCAGCCAGCCGCGCAGCGTATTCTCCCACGGCTCCTCTGCGTCACCGCCCGGCGTGAACCTGCGCCCCTCCTGCGTAGGCAGGAACAGCACCGCCCGGCTCGAACGGTACTCTGCGTGCGGTGTGACCCCGCGCTTCTTCGCCTCCCGCTCCAGCAGCCGGTTCACCGTCTCCTCGCTCGGCGCCGTCTCCCCTTCAATGACGGCCACCTCCCACTTGTGCTCCGGGTTCATCCCGAGCTGGCGGGCCCGCCGCTGGACCTCATGTCTCGACGGCAGCGGTGGAGTCAGCAGCTCATCGATGAAGTTGCCGCGCAGCCGGAATTCCGTATCCTCGGCTACCTTACGCCGCATCAGTTCAAGGGCAAAGACAAGCCGGGCCTGCTCGATGCCCACCTCTTCCATATCATCGAGCCGCTCCTTGTGGACGAGCAGCCGGGCAACCGTCCGGCGGTCCACATGGATGTTCCAGCTCAGCGGTGCGGCGCTCTGAGTCCAGTCATAATCTGCCGGTGAGGATACAATAATCTTCCGCTCCGTATCCACGAGTGCCACCGGGGCCTTAAGGAACTCCGCCACACTATCGCTGACCGCCTGAATGCCGCTGTTCTCCAGCACCATGGT is a window encoding:
- a CDS encoding ABC transporter permease, coding for MFAYTLKRLVQMIPALLGIIVITFILSRVLPGDPAIMLAGEQAPEEIVNKIRQDMGLDKPLYIQFFAYIGQLLQGDIGYAYHTGHSVASDLTSRFPATIELTLASILIAVLIAIPVGIVAATRKESLLDHISRVFSLIGACVPIFWLGLMFIYIFYSILGWAPAPMGRISGDLNPPVHITGLYVLDSLLSADSAALKSSLAHLLLPAICLSTGTMAIIARMTRSSMLEVVDQDFVRTARAKGLRESAVIYKHALVNALIPTLTVLGLQFGFLMGGAVITETIFSWPGIGGYVTDSILAADYAPIQAFTLVSAVLYCGINLAVDLIYGFIDPRIRYE
- a CDS encoding PucR family transcriptional regulator, encoding MNTRGITLRELMELSVLGKAKVISGEQGLDRVVRFVDIMEVPDLKGWISEGVMLLTTAYSIRHDPSLLTEVIYTLDNLGAAALAIKPARFLKEIPQGAIEASNACGLPIVEIPPEIPYTDITQPVMELLLGRQAMLLRRAEEVYRTLTTMVLENSGIQAVSDSVAEFLKAPVALVDTERKIIVSSPADYDWTQSAAPLSWNIHVDRRTVARLLVHKERLDDMEEVGIEQARLVFALELMRRKVAEDTEFRLRGNFIDELLTPPLPSRHEVQRRARQLGMNPEHKWEVAVIEGETAPSEETVNRLLEREAKKRGVTPHAEYRSSRAVLFLPTQEGRRFTPGGDAEEPWENTLRGWLEDKTEGLSTYRCGIGTSEYLWDIHTSYNEARKALSISRRLGQGPGGITRYEEMEVYHLLEGLGGPGFERLFERKLGKLLQYDQEHDSNMLLTFYHYLECRGSLIETANSLYIHRNSVKYRLERIRDITGFDLNDPREQFVCHLCLIYYYLQEK